The Rhizobium sp. BT03 genome has a window encoding:
- a CDS encoding DUF167 domain-containing protein translates to MSRPWKQFDDHLRLAVRLTPNGGRDAIDGIEADGEGETFLKARVTSVPEKGKANKALILLVAQSLRIPRSSISLVAGDTARKKILRIDGDPEDLAKKLETLLG, encoded by the coding sequence TTGAGCCGTCCCTGGAAGCAATTCGACGATCATCTCCGCCTCGCCGTCCGGCTGACGCCGAATGGCGGGCGTGACGCGATCGACGGCATCGAGGCCGACGGCGAGGGCGAGACTTTCCTGAAGGCGCGCGTCACCTCGGTCCCCGAAAAGGGCAAGGCCAACAAGGCTCTGATCCTTCTGGTCGCCCAATCGCTGCGCATCCCCAGATCCAGCATCAGCCTCGTCGCCGGCGACACCGCGCGCAAAAAAATCCTCCGGATCGACGGCGACCCGGAGGATTTGGCAAAAAAGCTCGAAACGCTTTTGGGCTGA
- a CDS encoding YggT family protein, which translates to MFALFQTIDLALNIYTWILIASAIFSWLYAFNVINSSNQFVNSVGTFLYNVTEPVLKPIRSRLPNLGGIDISPIILLLIIFFLRTLLWTTLYPLVA; encoded by the coding sequence ATGTTTGCGCTGTTTCAAACCATTGATTTGGCTTTGAATATTTACACCTGGATCCTGATTGCCAGTGCCATTTTTTCCTGGCTCTATGCCTTTAACGTCATCAACTCCAGCAATCAGTTCGTCAATTCGGTCGGCACGTTCCTCTATAACGTCACCGAACCGGTGCTGAAGCCGATCCGTAGCCGGTTGCCGAACCTTGGCGGTATCGACATTTCGCCGATTATTCTGCTGCTGATTATCTTCTTCCTGCGCACCTTGCTTTGGACAACGCTGTATCCGCTGGTCGCTTGA
- a CDS encoding MFS transporter yields the protein MSFSPTGDRFAAFRHSSYTRFFFARFLLSFSQQIVSVAVGWQMYDQTGKAIYLGLIGLVQFLPSLLLMLVTGSVADRYNRRAIAALCSLVSALCTLALLVMTVMGTFTPLPVFAVLLIFGIERAFMSPAVQSLAPNLVPEQDLSNAIAWNSSSWQLAAITGPVIGGLLYGVSATTAYTVAVIFSVLGAALLYMIPKPEQKTTGEAKSWAMILGGFSFIRAERVVLGAISLDLFAVLLGGATALMPIFARDILTLGPWGLGLLRAAPGLGAIVMAIFLAAYPLKHRAGIYMFTGVALFGLGTIVFGISTNTEVSIAALALMGAADMVSVYVRESLIALWTPDHLRGRVNAVNMVFVGASNELGEFRAGTMASIFGAVPAVVIGGIGTLAVAAIWASSFPKLRQIDTLDAPST from the coding sequence ATGTCGTTTTCGCCCACCGGAGACCGTTTTGCCGCGTTCCGGCATTCGTCCTACACACGGTTCTTTTTTGCGCGCTTCCTGCTGTCCTTTTCGCAGCAGATCGTCAGCGTCGCCGTCGGCTGGCAGATGTACGACCAAACGGGCAAGGCGATCTATCTCGGCCTGATCGGTCTCGTGCAGTTCCTGCCGTCGCTGCTGCTCATGCTCGTCACCGGTTCGGTGGCCGACCGGTACAATCGCCGGGCGATCGCAGCACTCTGCTCGCTGGTCAGCGCGCTCTGCACGCTGGCGCTGCTGGTCATGACTGTCATGGGGACCTTCACGCCGCTGCCGGTTTTCGCCGTGCTTCTGATCTTCGGCATCGAGCGCGCCTTCATGTCGCCGGCGGTGCAGTCGCTGGCACCCAATCTGGTGCCGGAGCAGGATCTTTCCAATGCGATCGCCTGGAATTCGTCGTCCTGGCAGCTCGCCGCGATCACCGGGCCGGTGATCGGCGGTCTGCTCTATGGCGTCAGCGCGACGACCGCCTATACGGTGGCGGTGATCTTTTCCGTGCTCGGCGCGGCTCTTCTCTACATGATCCCGAAACCGGAGCAGAAGACGACGGGCGAGGCCAAGAGCTGGGCGATGATCCTCGGCGGCTTCAGTTTCATCCGCGCCGAAAGAGTAGTGCTCGGGGCGATCTCGCTCGATCTCTTCGCCGTGCTGCTCGGCGGCGCGACGGCACTGATGCCGATCTTCGCCCGCGATATCCTGACGCTCGGCCCCTGGGGGCTCGGCCTGCTGCGCGCCGCACCGGGGCTCGGCGCCATCGTCATGGCGATCTTCCTCGCCGCCTATCCGCTGAAGCACCGCGCCGGCATCTACATGTTCACAGGCGTTGCCCTGTTCGGTCTGGGAACGATCGTCTTCGGCATCTCGACCAACACCGAAGTCTCGATCGCCGCACTCGCCCTGATGGGGGCGGCCGACATGGTGTCGGTCTATGTGCGCGAGAGCCTGATCGCGCTCTGGACGCCGGATCATCTGCGCGGCCGCGTCAATGCGGTCAACATGGTGTTCGTCGGCGCTTCGAACGAACTCGGGGAGTTCAGGGCGGGCACGATGGCATCGATCTTCGGTGCGGTGCCGGCGGTCGTTATCGGCGGGATCGGAACGCTTGCCGTGGCGGCGATCTGGGCTTCGAGTTTCCCGAAATTGCGGCAGATCGATACGCTCGACGCGCCCAGCACATAG
- a CDS encoding glutamine amidotransferase codes for MFGLRKMTATEQKPNRDGRPILVVLHQERSSPGRVGQLLVEKGYRLDIRRPVLGEPLPTTLEEHAGAVVFGGPMSANDPEDFVKKEIGWIDVPLREKRPYLGICLGAQMLVRHLGGKVQPNADGSTEIGWYPLRPTERGRLLMHWPKMVYHFHREGFELPHGAELLAEGDAYPNQAFRYDGNAWGLQFHAELTRVMMHRWVVHGAHRFILPNAQQGREHLEGRMLFDAPLKAWLTEFLDIVFEGKTAKAASPITLPA; via the coding sequence ATGTTCGGGTTGCGCAAGATGACAGCGACTGAGCAAAAGCCGAACCGCGACGGGCGCCCGATCCTCGTCGTCCTGCATCAGGAACGGTCGAGCCCCGGCCGTGTCGGCCAATTGCTCGTCGAAAAGGGCTACCGCCTCGATATCCGCCGCCCGGTTCTCGGCGAGCCGCTGCCGACGACGCTCGAAGAGCATGCCGGCGCCGTCGTCTTCGGCGGGCCGATGAGTGCCAATGATCCCGAGGACTTCGTCAAGAAGGAGATCGGCTGGATCGATGTGCCGCTACGGGAAAAACGCCCCTATCTCGGCATCTGCCTCGGCGCGCAGATGCTGGTGCGTCACCTCGGCGGCAAGGTGCAGCCGAATGCCGACGGCTCGACGGAGATCGGATGGTATCCATTAAGGCCGACAGAGCGGGGCCGTCTGCTGATGCATTGGCCGAAGATGGTCTATCATTTCCACCGCGAAGGCTTCGAGCTGCCGCACGGCGCCGAGCTGCTCGCTGAAGGCGATGCCTACCCGAACCAGGCCTTCCGCTATGACGGCAACGCCTGGGGCCTGCAGTTTCATGCCGAACTGACCCGGGTGATGATGCATCGCTGGGTGGTGCACGGCGCGCATCGCTTCATCCTGCCGAATGCCCAGCAGGGCCGCGAACACCTCGAAGGCCGCATGCTGTTCGACGCGCCACTGAAAGCCTGGCTGACCGAATTCCTCGATATCGTTTTCGAAGGCAAGACGGCGAAAGCCGCCTCTCCGATCACGCTTCCCGCATAA
- a CDS encoding TerB family tellurite resistance protein encodes MFERFQAFFQKLTADHPKKGFAPDDPRIAVAALCMQVMEADGQIKASEKKRLRKLLKEQYALDGKQLDALMAAGLEAESTAVDYYRFTADLKRHLNTEQRLELIGILWDIVYADGERSEMEDHVIWRIADLLGVSSRERIQKRQEAAARVTDVRVAQDDSD; translated from the coding sequence ATGTTCGAACGCTTTCAGGCATTCTTCCAGAAGCTCACCGCCGACCACCCGAAAAAAGGTTTCGCCCCCGATGATCCACGCATCGCGGTGGCAGCGCTCTGCATGCAGGTCATGGAGGCCGACGGTCAGATCAAGGCCAGCGAGAAGAAGCGGCTGCGCAAGCTCCTGAAGGAGCAATATGCGCTCGACGGCAAGCAGCTCGATGCCCTGATGGCCGCCGGCCTCGAGGCCGAAAGCACCGCCGTCGATTATTACCGCTTCACCGCCGACCTCAAGCGCCATCTCAACACCGAGCAGCGGCTGGAGCTGATCGGCATTCTCTGGGACATCGTCTATGCCGATGGCGAACGCAGCGAAATGGAGGACCATGTGATCTGGCGGATCGCCGATCTGCTCGGCGTCTCCTCGCGCGAGCGCATCCAGAAGCGGCAAGAGGCCGCCGCCAGGGTGACGGATGTTCGGGTTGCGCAAGATGACAGCGACTGA
- a CDS encoding heme biosynthesis protein HemY, protein MLIRLVAFALFVLLLAYGFSWLADRPGDLSLIWEGQIYQTKLIVAASAIIALVAAVMIVWWFIRLVWTSPHSVTRYFRARKRDRGYQALSTGLIAAGAGNAALARKMAARSRGLIRADQEPLINLLEAQAALIEGRHDEARAKFEAMANDPETRELGLRGLYLEARRLGANEAARQYAEKAADTAPYLPWAAQATLEYRSQAGRWDDAIRLLEQQKAARVVEKADANRLHAVLLTARAGEKLEGNPTGARDDAQQALKLAADFIPAALIAAKALFREGGVRKAASILEQAWKSAPHPEIGQAYVRARSGDSTLDRLKRAERLEGLRPNNVESLVVVAQAALDAQEFAKARTKAEAAARMQPREAAFLLLADIEEAETGDQGRVRHWLAQALKAPRDPAWVADGFVSEKWLPVSPVTGRLDAFEWKAPFGQIEGPLEDGSVPPSIETALKTLPPLRDIRPESPVNDHRIIELERAATIAEAVRPTPAPAKPKPAEPVSDKAPAPSEAKPFFGGRPDDPGVRDTRVEPEPKTRLRLF, encoded by the coding sequence ATGCTGATCCGCCTTGTCGCCTTCGCCCTCTTCGTGCTGCTTCTCGCCTATGGCTTCTCCTGGCTCGCCGATCGTCCCGGCGACCTCTCGCTGATCTGGGAGGGCCAGATCTACCAGACGAAGCTGATCGTCGCCGCCAGTGCGATCATCGCTCTCGTTGCCGCCGTGATGATCGTCTGGTGGTTCATCCGCCTGGTCTGGACCTCGCCGCATTCGGTGACGCGTTATTTCCGCGCCCGCAAGCGCGACCGCGGTTATCAGGCGCTGTCGACCGGCCTGATCGCCGCCGGCGCCGGCAATGCGGCTCTCGCCCGCAAGATGGCCGCCCGCTCGCGCGGCCTCATCCGCGCCGATCAGGAGCCACTGATCAACCTGCTCGAGGCCCAGGCCGCCCTGATCGAAGGCCGCCATGACGAGGCGCGCGCCAAGTTCGAGGCCATGGCCAACGACCCCGAGACACGCGAACTCGGTCTGCGCGGCCTCTATCTCGAGGCCCGCCGCCTCGGGGCCAACGAGGCCGCCCGCCAATATGCCGAGAAAGCCGCCGACACCGCGCCCTATCTGCCCTGGGCCGCGCAGGCGACGCTCGAATACCGCAGCCAGGCCGGCCGCTGGGACGATGCGATCCGCCTGCTCGAACAGCAGAAGGCCGCCCGCGTCGTCGAAAAGGCCGACGCCAACCGTCTGCACGCCGTCCTCCTGACGGCGCGCGCCGGCGAGAAGCTGGAAGGTAACCCGACCGGCGCCCGCGACGACGCGCAGCAGGCGCTGAAGCTTGCCGCCGATTTCATTCCGGCCGCCCTCATTGCCGCAAAGGCGCTGTTTCGCGAAGGCGGCGTGCGCAAGGCCGCCTCGATCCTCGAACAGGCATGGAAATCGGCGCCGCATCCCGAGATCGGCCAGGCCTATGTCAGGGCCCGCAGCGGCGATTCCACCCTCGACCGGCTGAAGCGCGCCGAACGGCTGGAAGGACTGCGGCCGAACAACGTCGAATCCCTTGTCGTCGTCGCCCAGGCGGCGCTCGACGCGCAGGAATTCGCCAAGGCCCGCACCAAGGCGGAAGCCGCCGCCCGCATGCAGCCGCGCGAAGCCGCCTTCCTGCTTTTGGCCGATATCGAGGAAGCAGAGACCGGAGACCAGGGCCGCGTGCGCCACTGGCTGGCCCAGGCGCTGAAAGCCCCGCGCGATCCGGCCTGGGTGGCGGACGGTTTCGTGTCGGAGAAATGGCTGCCGGTATCGCCGGTAACCGGCCGCCTCGACGCCTTCGAATGGAAGGCGCCCTTCGGCCAGATCGAGGGGCCGCTCGAAGACGGCTCAGTGCCGCCCTCGATCGAAACCGCTTTGAAGACATTGCCGCCGCTGCGCGATATCAGGCCGGAAAGCCCGGTCAACGACCATCGCATCATCGAACTGGAACGCGCCGCGACGATCGCCGAGGCTGTGCGCCCGACGCCGGCCCCGGCAAAACCGAAGCCCGCCGAACCCGTCAGCGATAAAGCACCGGCACCGAGCGAAGCCAAACCTTTCTTTGGCGGCCGGCCGGATGATCCCGGCGTTCGCGATACCAGGGTGGAACCGGAACCCAAGACACGGCTCCGCCTTTTCTGA
- a CDS encoding COG4223 family protein, which yields MQDKEDLMVSGNPPRHSKSADEPVTIDLEAQDFASAADTEKPVENDVGDADNSPADAGVTSETDAAPQVEDEPAEPEKAEDEDQPATDSRQEQPAPEPAFTPPPEQPRRAGTSGLIAAGIFGGLVALLGAGAIQYAGYLPGSSAPQTTSPDIADLSGEIDGLKQAVANLAANPASADDSALEKRLAALETSAKAPAAAAPADSANVEALNQKIAELTGQVDQLRATLAQSSEQQTTSGADIAKRLDEAEKKLNAPREDVAVARAIAAAALKAAIDRGGPFLAELDTFAGVAPDDPAVADLRAFAETGIPSRAELMRQVPDVATAIVEAVNQPDPNESWSDRLMSSAKSLVSVRPVGNIEGDSVEAVAARMEDKVKSGDLPGASAEWNSLPAPGKQASAAFKQSLEARIRVEELVGGALSKAVSGTGKEG from the coding sequence ATGCAGGATAAAGAGGACCTCATGGTATCGGGAAACCCGCCACGCCATTCGAAGAGCGCCGACGAGCCGGTCACGATCGACCTCGAAGCACAGGATTTCGCCTCTGCAGCCGATACCGAAAAACCGGTCGAGAATGATGTCGGCGATGCCGACAACAGCCCCGCCGATGCCGGTGTGACATCCGAAACCGACGCTGCGCCGCAGGTCGAAGATGAACCGGCCGAGCCGGAAAAAGCCGAAGACGAAGACCAGCCCGCAACGGATTCGCGCCAGGAGCAGCCCGCCCCCGAGCCTGCCTTCACGCCTCCTCCCGAACAGCCGCGGCGCGCCGGCACCTCCGGTCTCATCGCCGCCGGCATCTTCGGCGGCCTCGTGGCGCTGCTTGGCGCCGGCGCCATTCAATATGCCGGCTATCTCCCGGGCTCCTCGGCGCCGCAGACGACCTCGCCTGACATCGCCGATCTGTCCGGCGAGATCGACGGCCTGAAACAGGCGGTCGCCAATCTTGCCGCCAATCCGGCGAGCGCAGATGACAGTGCGCTTGAAAAGCGTCTCGCCGCGCTGGAAACGTCTGCCAAGGCGCCCGCGGCCGCCGCACCGGCGGATTCGGCAAATGTCGAGGCACTCAACCAGAAGATTGCGGAACTGACCGGTCAGGTCGACCAGCTGCGCGCGACACTCGCCCAGTCTTCCGAGCAGCAGACGACGAGCGGCGCCGATATCGCCAAGCGTCTCGACGAGGCTGAGAAGAAACTGAACGCGCCGCGCGAGGATGTCGCCGTCGCCCGGGCGATCGCGGCGGCCGCCCTCAAGGCGGCGATCGATCGCGGCGGCCCGTTCCTGGCCGAACTCGACACCTTCGCCGGCGTTGCACCCGACGATCCGGCTGTCGCCGACCTCCGCGCCTTTGCCGAAACCGGCATTCCCTCGCGCGCCGAACTCATGCGTCAGGTGCCCGATGTCGCCACCGCGATCGTCGAAGCCGTCAACCAGCCGGATCCGAACGAGAGCTGGTCGGACCGGCTGATGTCGAGCGCCAAGTCGCTGGTATCAGTCCGCCCCGTCGGCAATATCGAGGGCGACAGCGTCGAAGCCGTCGCTGCCCGCATGGAGGACAAGGTGAAGAGCGGCGATCTGCCCGGCGCTTCCGCCGAATGGAACAGCCTGCCGGCTCCCGGCAAGCAGGCTTCCGCCGCCTTCAAGCAATCGCTCGAAGCGCGTATCCGCGTCGAGGAACTGGTCGGCGGGGCGCTGTCGAAAGCGGTTTCCGGCACCGGCAAGGAGGGATGA
- a CDS encoding uroporphyrinogen-III synthase: MRVLVTRPAHSAGKTAQRLRDMGHEPLLLPLRRPAHDSAVAARALAASRGPIAVTSAEAVRVISTLGEQLRPHLARPLFAVGETTAEAARSLGFRSVASSRGNGGDLAELVGAQIEDLLYLAGTPRAETFEAGLRELGIRFSVAECYRMQPVAPRPAEIEAIFAGGLPEAVLFYSRQTAEDFFSVTELRSALPEESGIRLLCLSEGVAQAIPATLRKNAAIAPMPDEKSLLSLL, from the coding sequence ATGCGCGTGCTCGTCACCCGCCCCGCGCATTCGGCTGGAAAAACCGCACAACGGTTGCGCGACATGGGCCACGAGCCGCTGCTGCTGCCGCTGCGCCGACCGGCGCATGACAGCGCCGTGGCCGCACGTGCGCTTGCAGCCAGCCGCGGCCCGATCGCCGTGACCAGCGCCGAAGCCGTCAGGGTCATCTCTACTCTTGGTGAGCAACTTCGTCCGCATCTTGCCCGCCCGCTTTTCGCCGTCGGGGAGACGACCGCGGAAGCAGCGCGCAGCCTCGGCTTCCGCTCGGTCGCTTCGTCCCGAGGCAATGGCGGCGATCTCGCCGAGCTCGTCGGCGCGCAGATAGAGGACTTGCTCTACCTTGCCGGCACGCCGCGTGCGGAAACCTTCGAAGCAGGATTGCGTGAGCTCGGCATCCGCTTTTCCGTCGCTGAATGTTATCGCATGCAGCCGGTTGCCCCCCGCCCGGCCGAGATCGAAGCGATTTTTGCGGGCGGCCTGCCGGAGGCGGTTCTCTTCTATTCCCGGCAGACGGCCGAGGATTTTTTCAGCGTGACGGAACTCCGCTCGGCCCTGCCGGAGGAAAGCGGAATCCGCCTTCTTTGCCTCAGCGAAGGGGTGGCGCAAGCCATTCCGGCGACGCTGAGAAAAAATGCGGCGATTGCACCGATGCCGGATGAGAAAAGTCTTTTGTCGCTGCTTTGA
- the hemC gene encoding hydroxymethylbilane synthase: MQTKPFRIGTRGSPLALAQAHEARDRLMAAHHLPEEMFEIVVLTTKGDRITDRSLAEIGGKGLFTEELEQKLTSGELDFAVHSAKDMATKLPEGLHLSAYLPREDIRDAVIGRTAPKLIDLPHGATVGSSSLRRQALIRRMRPDINVVTFRGLVETRLRKLEEGEVDATLLALAGLKRLGKVEVITDILDPDSFPPAPAQGAICIESRIGDNRIDDLLAPVNDAATFDTVSCERAFLAALDGSCRTPIGGYAVCEGDLIRFSGLIITPDGRSQHAVTTDGHRRDAAALGTRAGQDVRARAGSAFFDDWH, translated from the coding sequence ATGCAAACAAAACCTTTCCGGATCGGTACGCGGGGCAGCCCGCTGGCGCTTGCCCAGGCGCATGAGGCCCGCGACAGGCTGATGGCGGCGCATCATCTGCCCGAGGAAATGTTCGAGATCGTCGTGCTGACGACCAAGGGCGACCGCATCACCGACCGATCGCTGGCCGAGATCGGCGGCAAGGGCCTGTTCACCGAGGAGCTTGAACAGAAGCTTACATCAGGCGAGCTGGATTTCGCCGTGCATTCCGCCAAGGATATGGCGACGAAACTGCCCGAGGGGCTTCATCTCTCCGCCTATCTGCCGCGTGAAGATATCCGCGACGCCGTCATCGGCCGCACCGCGCCCAAACTGATCGACCTGCCGCATGGCGCCACCGTCGGTTCCTCGTCGCTGCGCCGCCAGGCGCTGATCCGCCGCATGCGGCCCGATATCAATGTCGTGACCTTCCGCGGCCTGGTGGAAACGCGCCTGCGCAAGCTCGAAGAGGGCGAGGTCGACGCGACGCTCTTGGCGCTTGCCGGCCTGAAACGGCTGGGGAAGGTCGAGGTTATCACAGATATCCTCGATCCCGACAGTTTCCCGCCGGCGCCGGCGCAGGGGGCGATCTGCATCGAAAGCCGCATCGGCGATAACAGGATCGACGATCTGCTGGCGCCGGTCAACGATGCCGCGACCTTCGACACCGTCTCCTGCGAACGCGCCTTCCTCGCCGCGCTCGACGGCTCCTGCCGCACGCCGATCGGCGGTTATGCCGTCTGCGAAGGCGATCTGATCCGCTTCTCCGGCCTCATCATCACCCCTGACGGCCGCAGCCAGCATGCGGTGACGACCGACGGCCACCGCCGCGATGCGGCGGCCCTCGGCACCCGCGCCGGCCAGGACGTGCGCGCCAGGGCCGGCAGCGCGTTCTTCGACGACTGGCACTGA
- the tsaD gene encoding tRNA (adenosine(37)-N6)-threonylcarbamoyltransferase complex transferase subunit TsaD, with translation MVPFLRILGIETSCDETAAAVVERDAEGQSNVLSDVVLSQLDEHSAYGGVVPEIAARAHVEALDELIEEALKRANVSLDDVDAIAATSGPGLIGGLLVGLMTGKAIARAAGKPLYAINHLEGHALTARLTDGLSFPYLMLLVSGGHTQLILVRGVGQYERWGTTIDDALGEAFDKTAKLLGLPYPGGPAVERMAQAGNPDRFDFPRPLVGEARLDFSFSGLKTAVRQAAQDIAPLSDQDVADICASFQKAISRTLKDRIGRGLQRFKTEFVATLPAAGSATGEKPALVVAGGVAANLELRGTLQALCDKNGFRFIAPPLSLCTDNAVMIAWAGLERMATGAAPDPLDVQPRSRWPLDSNAQTLIGFGKRGAKA, from the coding sequence ATGGTTCCCTTTCTGCGCATCCTTGGCATCGAAACGAGCTGCGACGAGACCGCCGCCGCGGTCGTCGAGCGCGACGCGGAGGGGCAGTCCAACGTGCTGTCGGATGTCGTGCTTTCCCAGCTCGACGAGCATAGCGCCTATGGCGGCGTGGTGCCAGAGATCGCCGCACGCGCCCATGTCGAAGCGCTGGACGAGCTGATCGAGGAGGCGCTGAAGCGCGCCAATGTGTCGCTCGATGATGTCGATGCCATCGCCGCCACGTCGGGGCCGGGGCTGATCGGCGGGCTGCTTGTCGGCTTGATGACCGGCAAGGCGATCGCCAGAGCCGCCGGCAAGCCGCTCTATGCGATCAACCATCTCGAAGGCCATGCGCTGACGGCGCGGCTGACGGACGGGCTTTCCTTTCCCTATCTGATGCTGCTTGTTTCCGGCGGCCACACCCAGCTCATCCTGGTGCGTGGTGTCGGGCAGTACGAGCGCTGGGGCACGACGATCGACGATGCGCTGGGCGAAGCCTTCGACAAGACGGCAAAGCTGCTCGGCCTGCCCTATCCCGGCGGCCCGGCGGTGGAGCGGATGGCGCAGGCCGGCAACCCCGATCGCTTCGACTTTCCGCGGCCGCTGGTCGGCGAGGCACGGCTCGATTTCTCCTTCTCCGGCCTGAAGACAGCTGTGCGGCAGGCGGCGCAGGATATCGCGCCACTCAGCGATCAGGATGTGGCCGATATCTGCGCCTCGTTCCAGAAGGCGATTTCGCGGACGCTGAAGGACCGTATCGGCCGCGGCCTGCAGCGGTTCAAAACGGAATTTGTCGCGACATTGCCAGCGGCTGGCTCAGCGACTGGTGAGAAGCCGGCGCTTGTCGTTGCCGGCGGCGTCGCCGCCAATCTCGAATTGCGCGGCACGCTGCAGGCGCTCTGCGACAAGAACGGCTTCCGCTTCATCGCGCCGCCGCTCAGCCTCTGCACCGACAATGCGGTGATGATCGCCTGGGCGGGGCTGGAGCGCATGGCGACCGGTGCCGCGCCGGATCCGCTCGACGTCCAGCCGCGCTCGCGCTGGCCGCTCGATTCCAATGCGCAAACGCTGATCGGTTTCGGAAAGAGAGGGGCCAAGGCATGA